One window of Metamycoplasma arthritidis genomic DNA carries:
- a CDS encoding superantigen MAM: protein MKNRKLLIAFATAGASFLGTMPLVSMKLRVPNPKRPNLPSLKAVKNEVVTLNELDKIIRLTNENDKTKEVIAQFRSKLNEFYQHAFNILEEYEGIEKHDDIFKMMFLKLKVVLDIQRKEPNNVEQIKRNINILDDIMKSADNELSYFVSQDLKFQALWDKAVLLSKTMKAEFKTSRPSTVDPYGPVNSVEKFFGADEDVKTIKWFKSLLIRAANYLIHYYDAPEVFQPKTDFEKAIFE from the coding sequence ATGAAAAACAGGAAACTATTAATAGCTTTTGCTACCGCTGGAGCAAGTTTTTTAGGGACAATGCCACTAGTAAGCATGAAACTTAGGGTTCCAAATCCCAAACGTCCAAATCTTCCCTCGTTAAAAGCGGTAAAAAATGAAGTTGTAACTCTTAATGAGCTTGATAAAATAATTCGTTTAACTAATGAAAATGACAAAACTAAAGAAGTGATTGCACAATTTAGATCGAAACTTAACGAATTTTATCAACACGCTTTTAATATTTTAGAAGAATATGAAGGCATTGAAAAACATGATGATATTTTTAAAATGATGTTTCTTAAATTAAAAGTTGTTCTTGACATTCAACGTAAAGAGCCAAATAACGTTGAACAAATCAAAAGAAACATTAATATTTTAGATGACATCATGAAAAGTGCTGATAATGAACTCTCATATTTTGTTAGCCAAGATTTAAAATTCCAAGCATTGTGAGATAAGGCGGTGTTACTATCTAAAACAATGAAAGCTGAATTCAAAACTTCTCGACCTAGTACCGTTGATCCTTATGGACCGGTGAATAGTGTAGAGAAGTTTTTTGGTGCCGACGAAGATGTTAAGACTATAAAATGATTTAAATCTTTATTAATAAGAGCAGCGAATTATTTGATACATTACTATGACGCTCCCGAAGTATTTCAACCTAAAACTGACTTTGAAAAAGCGATCTTTGAATAG